The following coding sequences are from one Mesorhizobium onobrychidis window:
- a CDS encoding UTP--glucose-1-phosphate uridylyltransferase, translating into MKKVRKAVIPVAGLGTRFLPATKSMPKEMLPVVDRPVVQYAVDEAFEAGIEHIVFVTGRNKAVIEDYFDLHPELIGTLEQTGKTAQLQALESLLPVAGATSFIRQQSPQGLGHAVWCAREVIGDEPFALLLPDMVSFGGRGCLAEIADLYAQTGGNVIAVERCDPTETSKYGIVGCGADVGSGFEVTAMVEKPAPANAPSNYYINGRYILQPEIFALLGNQQRGAGNEIQLTDAMVRLAQSQAFFAQPFNGRMFDCGSKEGFIQANVAFALARDDMKASIFEMLQEFVRTHERRVEAA; encoded by the coding sequence ATGAAGAAAGTCAGGAAGGCAGTCATACCGGTAGCGGGGCTTGGAACGCGATTCCTGCCGGCGACCAAATCGATGCCGAAGGAAATGCTGCCGGTCGTCGACAGGCCTGTCGTGCAATACGCGGTGGACGAGGCGTTCGAAGCCGGCATCGAGCACATTGTCTTCGTGACGGGCCGCAACAAGGCGGTCATTGAGGATTATTTCGATCTGCATCCCGAACTGATCGGGACCTTGGAGCAGACCGGCAAGACGGCTCAGCTTCAGGCGCTCGAAAGCCTGCTTCCCGTGGCTGGCGCGACGAGCTTCATCCGGCAGCAGTCGCCGCAAGGTCTCGGCCATGCGGTATGGTGCGCCCGGGAGGTCATCGGCGATGAGCCTTTTGCATTGCTGTTGCCGGACATGGTGTCCTTCGGCGGGCGCGGATGTCTCGCCGAAATTGCCGACCTCTATGCGCAGACCGGTGGAAACGTTATCGCTGTCGAGCGCTGTGATCCGACCGAGACCAGCAAATATGGCATTGTCGGCTGCGGCGCGGATGTCGGCTCGGGTTTCGAGGTCACCGCCATGGTCGAAAAGCCGGCTCCGGCCAATGCGCCGTCGAACTACTACATCAACGGCCGCTACATCCTGCAGCCCGAGATCTTCGCGCTGCTCGGCAATCAGCAGCGCGGCGCCGGCAACGAGATTCAGCTGACCGACGCCATGGTCCGCCTTGCGCAGAGCCAGGCTTTCTTCGCCCAGCCCTTCAACGGTCGAATGTTCGACTGCGGCTCGAAGGAGGGGTTCATCCAGGCCAATGTCGCATTCGCGCTGGCGCGTGACGACATGAAGGCGTCGATCTTCGAGATGCTTCAGGAGTTCGTCCGGACGCATGAGCGCCGGGTGGAAGCCGCATAA
- a CDS encoding glycosyltransferase family 2 protein, protein MQPDVTFVIAAYNAELTIERAIASAIAQRDVSVEIIVVDDQSRDRTLDLARSYPEDIVRVVALEQNRGPGGARNAGLELARGRWVAVLDSDDAVYPGRICTMIDRAEKAGAEIAIDNLQVVREDGVAEETMFPADYLEGLGEISLADYIAGNVVFESRFNLGYLKPIFQRRFLSENGLRYDEGLIIGEDYILLASALAKGGKCVVEPTTGYVYHIRTGSISRVLELHHVEAMRKADLVFARTHSMDAAAEAAFARRTRSLRKAASFLSLVQHIKARSPLKAVWTVLSDPAAVRHMGMPIAVRLRRVAAQFAAGAGEVKGAGS, encoded by the coding sequence GTGCAGCCTGACGTCACCTTTGTCATTGCCGCGTACAATGCGGAGCTGACCATCGAGCGGGCGATCGCCAGCGCCATAGCCCAGCGTGATGTCAGCGTCGAAATCATCGTCGTCGACGACCAGTCGCGCGACCGGACGCTCGATCTGGCGCGATCCTACCCCGAAGACATCGTACGCGTTGTCGCACTTGAGCAAAACCGTGGTCCCGGCGGCGCCAGGAATGCCGGCCTTGAGCTTGCCCGCGGCAGGTGGGTCGCGGTACTCGATTCCGACGACGCCGTCTATCCCGGGCGAATCTGCACCATGATTGACCGTGCGGAGAAAGCGGGCGCCGAGATCGCGATCGACAATCTTCAGGTCGTTCGCGAGGACGGCGTTGCCGAGGAGACGATGTTCCCGGCCGACTACCTGGAGGGGCTCGGTGAAATCTCGCTGGCGGACTATATCGCCGGCAACGTGGTCTTCGAATCCAGGTTCAATCTCGGCTATCTCAAACCGATCTTCCAGCGACGCTTCCTGAGCGAAAACGGGCTTCGCTATGACGAAGGCCTGATCATCGGAGAAGATTACATCCTGCTGGCCAGTGCTCTGGCCAAGGGCGGCAAATGCGTGGTCGAGCCGACGACCGGCTATGTCTACCATATCCGGACCGGCTCCATTTCCCGCGTGCTTGAACTTCATCACGTCGAGGCGATGCGCAAGGCCGACCTCGTTTTCGCCAGGACCCATTCGATGGACGCAGCCGCCGAGGCCGCTTTCGCGAGGCGCACGCGCAGCCTGCGCAAGGCGGCGTCTTTCCTTTCGTTGGTCCAGCACATCAAGGCCCGATCCCCCCTCAAGGCGGTGTGGACGGTGCTCAGCGATCCGGCGGCGGTTCGGCATATGGGCATGCCGATCGCCGTTCGGCTGCGAAGGGTGGCGGCGCAATTTGCCGCGGGTGCGGGGGAGGTGAAGGGTGCAGGCAGCTGA
- a CDS encoding glycosyltransferase translates to MGVAEKNRSIDICVCTFRRPELADTLRSIAALDVPSGYDIRVIVADNDDGPTAELLVATLAETLKLPISYHHCPARNISIARNACLDASTSDFVAFLDDDETASSRWLAELVATAEVSGTAAVLGPVRARYRPDAPDWMRRGDFHSTLPVWVRGEIRTGYTCNVLLRMGADCLRGRRFSLARGQTGGEDTEFFDHMVKAGGRIAFSPQAWVDEVVPRARAAFDWLRRRRFRAGQTHGHLLGRDANGLALVRQVGLASAKAVFCFASAIPVAINPVRRNRSVLRGVMHVGVVSGLVGVREIRQYGLPSPQEGGKRAA, encoded by the coding sequence ATGGGTGTGGCCGAAAAAAACCGCAGCATCGACATCTGCGTCTGCACGTTTCGGCGGCCGGAGCTTGCTGACACGCTTCGCTCGATAGCCGCCCTTGACGTGCCTTCGGGATACGACATCCGCGTCATCGTGGCCGATAATGATGACGGCCCGACGGCAGAGCTGCTGGTGGCGACGTTGGCGGAGACGTTGAAGTTGCCGATCAGCTACCATCATTGCCCGGCGCGCAACATCTCGATCGCCCGCAACGCCTGCCTCGACGCCAGCACGTCGGATTTCGTCGCCTTCCTCGACGACGACGAAACGGCATCGTCCAGATGGCTCGCCGAATTGGTGGCGACGGCGGAGGTGAGTGGCACCGCCGCCGTGCTCGGGCCGGTGCGGGCGCGCTATCGGCCGGACGCGCCCGACTGGATGCGCCGCGGCGATTTCCACTCGACCCTGCCCGTCTGGGTGCGCGGCGAGATCCGTACCGGCTACACCTGCAACGTCCTGCTCAGGATGGGCGCCGACTGCCTCCGCGGCCGACGGTTCAGCTTGGCGCGTGGCCAGACCGGCGGCGAGGACACCGAATTCTTCGATCATATGGTCAAGGCCGGCGGCCGCATCGCCTTTTCGCCGCAGGCCTGGGTCGACGAAGTGGTGCCGCGCGCCAGGGCCGCATTCGACTGGCTCCGCCGCCGCCGGTTCCGCGCCGGGCAAACGCATGGGCACCTTCTGGGGCGCGACGCGAATGGGCTCGCACTGGTGAGGCAAGTTGGTCTTGCCTCGGCAAAGGCGGTCTTTTGTTTCGCATCGGCAATCCCGGTCGCCATCAATCCCGTGCGCAGGAACCGCAGCGTGCTTCGCGGCGTCATGCATGTCGGCGTCGTGAGCGGTCTAGTCGGTGTGCGTGAAATCCGCCAGTACGGCCTGCCCTCGCCGCAGGAAGGGGGCAAGCGTGCAGCCTGA
- a CDS encoding glycosyltransferase family 2 protein: MMQTKILPSSLIVIPCLNEAAHIGALVHELRPAAERLGARIVVADGGSTDGTRAIVEEIAGKDPLIILLHNEKRLQSAAINLAVASCGEGAEYVIRIDAHGGYPPDYCDRLVEEARITGADSVVVSMLTSGSGMVQKAVAAAQNSKLGTGGSKHRHLSVGEWVDHGHHALMRISAFKAVGGYDETFSHNEDAELDYRLRKAGYRIWMSGKTKMIYYPRSSLADLYFQYLGYGRGRAKNILKHRMIPKVRQMVPLLVFPVVLLAAFSFVHWLAITPLLVWASVCLGYGVWTAISQRNPDNALAGISAMVMHFGWSVGFWLQLLGPRSQRRVA; this comes from the coding sequence ATGATGCAGACCAAAATTCTTCCGTCCAGCCTGATCGTGATTCCGTGCCTGAACGAAGCGGCTCACATCGGCGCGCTTGTTCATGAGCTTCGCCCGGCGGCCGAGAGGCTCGGTGCCCGGATCGTCGTTGCCGATGGCGGCAGCACGGACGGCACAAGGGCGATCGTCGAGGAGATCGCCGGGAAGGATCCGCTGATCATCCTTCTTCACAATGAAAAGCGCCTCCAGAGTGCGGCGATCAATCTCGCCGTCGCCAGTTGTGGCGAAGGGGCTGAATATGTCATTCGCATCGACGCGCATGGCGGCTATCCCCCGGATTATTGCGATCGGCTGGTCGAGGAGGCGCGGATCACCGGCGCGGACTCGGTCGTCGTCTCCATGCTGACCAGCGGCAGCGGTATGGTGCAGAAAGCGGTCGCGGCTGCACAGAACTCCAAGCTCGGCACTGGTGGCTCCAAGCACCGGCATCTCTCAGTGGGAGAGTGGGTCGATCACGGCCACCACGCGCTGATGCGAATATCGGCCTTCAAGGCGGTTGGCGGCTATGACGAGACGTTCAGCCACAATGAGGATGCGGAACTCGACTACCGGCTGCGCAAGGCCGGTTACCGGATCTGGATGAGCGGCAAGACGAAAATGATCTATTACCCGCGCTCGTCGCTCGCCGACCTCTATTTCCAGTATCTCGGCTATGGCCGCGGCCGGGCAAAGAACATTCTCAAGCACCGCATGATACCGAAGGTCCGGCAGATGGTGCCGCTTCTGGTGTTCCCAGTCGTCCTTCTCGCGGCTTTTTCCTTCGTGCATTGGCTGGCGATCACGCCGCTGCTGGTGTGGGCGTCGGTCTGCCTCGGATATGGCGTGTGGACCGCCATCAGCCAGCGCAATCCGGACAATGCGCTTGCCGGGATTTCGGCGATGGTCATGCATTTCGGCTGGTCCGTCGGCTTCTGGCTGCAACTGCTTGGACCGCGATCACAGCGCAGGGTGGCGTGA
- a CDS encoding glycosyl transferase family 1, producing MLHVLYLVHDVSDPAVRRRIIMLKAGGAQVTLAGFRRTVSPIADVEGLRPIDLGATRDGRFAQRLAAVTKAAVSIGSKLGSMPRPDLIVARNLEMLALARRARSAFQATVPIVYECLDIHRLMLRDDFLGRAMRGAERYLARDVKLLVTSSPAFIANYFKPFGQIAAPVELLENKYFELAAVSLDDRTAAEAPIPPPWRIGWFGALRCRRSLELLAEFSRRLEGRFEIILRGRPALSEFPDFHGFVESEPWLSFGGPYRNPEDMATIYREVHFSWAIDFFEQGLNSEWLLPNRLYEGCRFGAVPISMGNTETGRFLDRQGIGVLLPQATPEALEAALGELEEHRFGKLRARVLARNPRTWSHDRSDCRALVEKLRGLTAVPDSYAAKALA from the coding sequence ATGCTGCATGTCTTGTACTTGGTACACGACGTCTCCGATCCGGCAGTGCGCCGGCGGATCATAATGCTCAAGGCAGGCGGCGCCCAGGTCACACTGGCGGGCTTCCGTCGGACTGTAAGCCCGATCGCCGATGTCGAGGGCTTGCGGCCGATCGATCTTGGCGCGACGCGCGACGGCCGATTCGCCCAGCGTCTGGCAGCAGTCACAAAGGCGGCGGTCTCGATCGGTTCGAAACTAGGTTCGATGCCAAGACCCGACCTCATCGTCGCACGCAATCTGGAAATGCTGGCGCTTGCCCGGCGTGCCAGATCGGCGTTCCAGGCAACGGTGCCGATCGTCTATGAGTGTCTCGACATCCATCGTCTGATGCTTCGCGACGACTTTCTGGGCAGGGCCATGCGCGGCGCGGAACGCTATCTGGCCAGGGATGTAAAGCTGCTGGTCACCAGTTCGCCGGCCTTCATCGCCAATTATTTCAAGCCATTCGGGCAGATTGCTGCGCCGGTCGAACTGCTCGAAAACAAATATTTCGAGCTTGCCGCGGTTTCGCTGGATGATCGCACAGCGGCGGAGGCCCCCATCCCTCCGCCTTGGCGGATCGGCTGGTTCGGCGCACTCCGATGCCGCCGCTCCCTGGAGCTTCTGGCCGAATTTTCCCGACGGCTCGAGGGCCGCTTCGAAATCATCCTCAGAGGCCGTCCGGCGCTTTCCGAATTTCCGGATTTTCACGGTTTCGTTGAATCCGAGCCCTGGCTCTCGTTTGGCGGGCCCTATCGGAATCCCGAGGATATGGCTACGATCTACCGTGAGGTCCATTTTTCCTGGGCCATCGATTTTTTCGAGCAGGGGCTGAATTCCGAATGGCTGCTGCCCAACCGTCTCTACGAGGGCTGCCGCTTCGGCGCCGTGCCGATCTCGATGGGCAACACCGAAACTGGCCGGTTCCTCGACCGGCAGGGGATCGGCGTTCTTTTGCCTCAAGCCACTCCCGAGGCACTCGAAGCCGCCCTGGGCGAACTGGAGGAGCATCGTTTCGGAAAATTGCGGGCGCGTGTTCTTGCCCGCAATCCGCGAACCTGGAGCCACGACCGCAGCGATTGCCGGGCGCTCGTCGAGAAGCTTCGCGGGTTGACGGCCGTGCCCGATTCATATGCTGCCAAGGCACTGGCTTAG
- a CDS encoding lipopolysaccharide biosynthesis protein: MQANAFDPPEGSLRRSVGRGAIVTALAQSVRVATQVASVIVLSRLLSPHDFGVVAMCAPVLAFIALFQDFGLTQATIQKSGIKHEEINYLFWINVAVSVLLACVLAGAAPLVAAFYGEPRVADLVAALGLQIIAYGLGAQHLALLTRRMQFARLAIIDVASAIAGLVVSIAWTFIDRSYWALFAGTLTAAVLPTICFWASSRWRPSLPRKVTGISELINFGAGITGFNFANFFARNLDNVLIGKYWGEAQLGLYDRAYKLLLFPLSQITNPLSKVMVPALSRLKDEPDRYRSAYLRVMPLILLVALPGVAFATAMADVLIPFVLGEQWRQSSSIFLALGFAGLLQPLNNPAGWLFISQGRSGDFMRWGIITALTSVLAFIVGLPYGALGVAIAYAVSEYLRTPFLWLYIGKTGPLRASHILRAATPFVLGAHLALAAIWFAKPLLPQQHILAMASAVVLSYMITIVVALAFASGREALREAVKLLPARAPAAAPSEAK, from the coding sequence TTGCAAGCCAATGCATTCGATCCGCCAGAGGGCTCTCTCCGCAGATCGGTCGGACGCGGCGCTATCGTCACGGCTTTGGCGCAATCGGTGCGGGTTGCGACGCAGGTCGCCTCCGTCATCGTGCTGTCGCGCCTGCTGTCGCCGCACGACTTCGGTGTGGTGGCAATGTGTGCGCCGGTGCTTGCCTTCATCGCGCTGTTCCAGGACTTCGGCCTAACCCAGGCGACGATCCAGAAAAGTGGAATCAAGCATGAAGAGATCAATTACCTCTTCTGGATCAATGTCGCGGTCAGCGTGCTACTCGCTTGCGTGCTCGCCGGCGCGGCGCCTCTGGTCGCCGCCTTCTACGGCGAGCCGCGGGTGGCAGATCTGGTGGCCGCGCTCGGGCTGCAGATCATAGCCTATGGGCTCGGCGCCCAGCATCTGGCGCTGCTGACACGCCGCATGCAGTTCGCCCGCCTGGCCATCATCGACGTCGCAAGTGCCATCGCCGGCCTCGTCGTGTCGATCGCCTGGACTTTCATCGACCGTTCCTACTGGGCGCTTTTTGCTGGCACGCTGACAGCAGCCGTGCTGCCCACGATTTGCTTCTGGGCAAGCTCGCGATGGCGCCCCAGCCTGCCGCGCAAGGTTACCGGCATCAGTGAGCTGATCAATTTCGGCGCCGGCATCACCGGATTCAACTTCGCCAACTTCTTTGCCCGAAATCTCGACAATGTGCTGATCGGAAAATACTGGGGCGAAGCGCAGCTTGGGCTCTATGACCGCGCCTACAAGCTGCTTCTGTTTCCGCTGAGCCAGATCACCAACCCGCTGTCGAAGGTCATGGTGCCGGCTCTTTCCAGGCTGAAGGACGAGCCGGACCGCTACCGCAGCGCCTATCTTCGCGTCATGCCGCTGATATTGCTGGTTGCACTTCCAGGTGTCGCCTTCGCCACCGCCATGGCCGACGTGCTGATACCGTTCGTGCTCGGCGAGCAGTGGCGGCAGAGTTCCAGCATCTTCCTGGCGCTCGGTTTTGCCGGGCTGCTGCAGCCGCTCAACAACCCGGCGGGATGGCTTTTCATCAGCCAGGGCCGCTCGGGCGATTTTATGCGCTGGGGCATCATAACAGCCTTGACCTCGGTGCTGGCCTTCATCGTCGGCCTGCCCTATGGCGCGCTGGGCGTGGCGATCGCCTATGCAGTCAGCGAGTATCTCAGAACGCCTTTCCTGTGGCTCTATATCGGCAAGACCGGACCGCTGCGGGCAAGCCATATTCTTCGCGCGGCAACGCCCTTTGTGCTTGGTGCACATCTGGCGCTTGCCGCCATCTGGTTCGCCAAGCCGCTGCTGCCGCAACAGCACATCCTCGCCATGGCGAGCGCGGTGGTGCTATCCTACATGATCACCATCGTGGTCGCCCTAGCGTTTGCTTCCGGCCGCGAGGCGTTGCGGGAGGCAGTGAAGCTCCTGCCGGCACGGGCGCCCGCGGCGGCACCAAGCGAGGCGAAGTAA
- a CDS encoding phosphoribosyltransferase family protein, whose protein sequence is MHYRSISDMNDAIVRNLHRLPRDIDLVVGVPRSGILAATLLSLTANIPMTDLDSFLAGKIYTSGVTKRRAALDRQASDMRKVLVIDDSVSGGAAMREARSRVEAAGIKADFTFAAVFGLLPQHEETDIVLEVVPHPRMFQWNFMHHKFLAQCCVDIDGVLCLDPTEAENDDGPAYEKFLSEALPLFGPTRKIGWLVTSRLERYRALTEAWLAKHGIEYDKLIMLDLPSKAERQRLGVHGSFKADFYRKSDAILFIESEHQQALKIAKLSGKPVLCVETHVINYPDTLSLPALRQTARNLPDRLQEISSPDGRKTAIKTVARTLLGERGYETLKSRVKRPA, encoded by the coding sequence ATGCACTACCGATCGATCTCCGACATGAACGATGCCATTGTCAGGAACCTTCACCGGTTGCCGCGCGATATCGACCTGGTGGTCGGCGTCCCCCGAAGCGGCATTCTCGCCGCCACGCTGCTCAGCCTGACGGCGAACATCCCGATGACCGATCTGGACAGTTTCCTTGCCGGAAAGATCTATACTTCGGGGGTCACCAAACGCCGGGCCGCGCTCGACCGGCAGGCTTCCGACATGCGCAAGGTTCTGGTGATCGACGACAGCGTCAGCGGCGGCGCCGCCATGCGCGAGGCACGCAGCCGCGTAGAGGCCGCCGGCATCAAGGCGGACTTCACCTTCGCCGCTGTGTTCGGCCTGCTGCCACAGCACGAGGAAACCGACATCGTCTTGGAAGTCGTGCCGCATCCAAGGATGTTCCAGTGGAATTTCATGCACCACAAATTCCTCGCGCAATGCTGTGTCGACATCGACGGTGTGCTCTGCCTGGATCCGACCGAAGCAGAGAACGACGACGGCCCGGCCTATGAGAAATTTCTGAGCGAAGCACTGCCTCTCTTTGGCCCGACCCGCAAGATCGGCTGGCTCGTCACCAGCCGGCTCGAGAGATACCGCGCGCTTACCGAAGCATGGCTCGCAAAGCACGGCATCGAATACGACAAGCTGATCATGCTTGACCTGCCGAGCAAGGCGGAACGGCAACGGCTTGGCGTGCATGGCAGTTTCAAGGCCGATTTCTACCGCAAATCCGATGCCATCCTGTTCATCGAAAGCGAGCACCAGCAGGCGCTAAAAATCGCCAAGCTTTCCGGCAAACCGGTGCTGTGCGTGGAAACGCATGTGATAAATTATCCCGACACGTTGTCGCTTCCGGCACTTCGACAGACGGCACGCAACCTTCCGGACAGATTGCAGGAGATCAGTTCGCCCGACGGGCGCAAGACGGCGATCAAGACCGTCGCGCGCACGCTGCTTGGCGAACGCGGCTACGAGACGCTCAAGAGCCGGGTCAAACGACCGGCCTGA
- a CDS encoding glycosyltransferase yields MKVLFAGGNGYTPQFSGGVQSSTHHLAEQLLERGHEASVLAALFGQGVFGYKARAKMKLLRQRAVIDSYPGYPVVRAWFPWEAAGFAVEKLRPDVAVVQCHKSVPIGKALQAEGVPLVVYLRNVEFHELGGDLRELHSALYIANSEFTARSYKAKFDIDSTVIPPTINPALYSTPTTGAFVTLINPYEEKGFELAVRIAAACSEIPFLFVESWKLDDDHRARIEQTIAPLGNVTLESRTSDMKTVYGRTKILLAPSKWEEAWGRVASEAHCSGIPVVGSRRGGLPEAVGSGGVVLDYDAPLADWVAVVRRLWTDSQEYRRLSAAARAFSERPELDPASQFATFFSMLERATRQPSRQAA; encoded by the coding sequence ATGAAAGTGCTTTTTGCAGGCGGCAACGGTTACACGCCCCAGTTCAGCGGCGGTGTCCAGTCCAGCACTCATCATCTTGCCGAGCAGCTGCTCGAGCGCGGACATGAGGCGTCGGTGCTCGCCGCGCTGTTCGGCCAGGGCGTCTTCGGCTACAAGGCGCGCGCCAAGATGAAGCTTCTGAGGCAGCGAGCGGTCATCGACAGCTATCCGGGCTATCCGGTCGTGCGGGCTTGGTTTCCCTGGGAGGCGGCGGGTTTTGCCGTCGAAAAGCTGAGGCCGGACGTCGCCGTGGTCCAGTGCCACAAGTCGGTTCCGATCGGCAAGGCGCTGCAGGCCGAAGGCGTACCGCTGGTCGTGTATCTGAGGAATGTCGAGTTTCATGAATTGGGCGGCGATCTGCGCGAGCTGCATTCGGCGCTTTACATCGCCAATTCCGAGTTCACGGCGCGCTCCTACAAGGCAAAATTCGATATCGATTCGACGGTTATACCGCCGACCATCAATCCCGCACTCTACAGCACGCCGACGACGGGTGCGTTTGTCACGCTGATCAACCCCTATGAGGAAAAAGGTTTCGAGCTTGCGGTGCGCATCGCCGCCGCCTGCTCCGAAATCCCGTTCCTGTTCGTCGAAAGCTGGAAGCTCGATGACGATCATCGGGCCCGGATCGAGCAGACGATCGCGCCGCTCGGCAACGTCACGCTGGAGAGCCGGACCAGCGATATGAAGACGGTCTATGGCCGCACGAAAATCCTGCTCGCACCCAGCAAATGGGAAGAGGCCTGGGGCCGGGTGGCGTCGGAAGCGCATTGCAGCGGCATTCCCGTCGTCGGCTCGCGTCGTGGTGGCCTGCCCGAAGCGGTCGGCTCCGGTGGCGTGGTGCTGGACTACGACGCCCCACTCGCCGACTGGGTGGCAGTGGTCAGGCGTCTGTGGACCGACAGCCAGGAATATCGGCGGCTTTCCGCGGCGGCGCGTGCATTCTCCGAGCGCCCGGAACTCGATCCGGCGAGTCAGTTCGCGACCTTCTTCTCGATGCTAGAGAGGGCGACACGACAGCCTTCGCGGCAAGCCGCCTAA
- a CDS encoding GMC oxidoreductase, which produces MVLGIRPEQIANEHFDLVAVGSGFGSAFFLHAFAKQRKARILLLEWGRHNTHEWQLEQNVNTDIEDETTYKTNSDKPWNYTIGLGGGTNCWFAQTPRFHPNDFRLKSLYGVGNDWPISYDELEPFYCDAEDVMSISGDPDMAAMMPRSRPFPQPPHHMSTPDRMMKAAQPDQHFVVPTARARVPTAQRSSCCANLRCGLCPVDAKFTANNGLMHVFEHPDVSVCLGAEVRRLDHVGGSVRSVTFVHDGKEYSVSGDLFILGANAIQSPAIMLRSGLSGEFVGRGLHESYGWNFEAYLDGVDNFDGSTITTGLNFGLYDGSHRSQHAAALVYFENRWQHGMRPEKGRVRQTLPLIIVTENLLEPENLVILDEDENAFISFKGASDYAVKGMARAKEKLPALLAPLPVEAIFDRGIRRTESHVQGTLRMGVSPADSVVDRDMIHHRLRNLVVVGSSTYPSCSCANPSLTAAALSLRAASRIAGKEMAG; this is translated from the coding sequence ATGGTGTTGGGCATTAGGCCGGAACAGATCGCCAACGAACATTTTGATCTTGTCGCTGTCGGTTCCGGTTTCGGTTCCGCCTTCTTCCTGCATGCGTTCGCCAAGCAGCGAAAGGCGCGCATTCTGCTTCTGGAATGGGGCCGGCACAACACGCATGAATGGCAGCTCGAGCAGAACGTCAACACCGACATTGAGGACGAGACCACCTACAAGACCAACTCCGACAAGCCGTGGAACTACACCATCGGATTGGGTGGCGGGACGAATTGCTGGTTCGCGCAGACGCCGCGCTTTCATCCGAACGACTTCAGGCTGAAAAGCCTCTACGGCGTCGGCAACGACTGGCCGATCAGCTATGACGAGCTCGAGCCGTTCTACTGCGATGCAGAGGACGTCATGTCGATTTCAGGCGACCCCGACATGGCGGCGATGATGCCGCGTTCAAGGCCGTTTCCCCAACCACCGCACCACATGTCGACGCCGGACCGAATGATGAAAGCGGCGCAGCCGGACCAGCATTTTGTCGTGCCGACAGCCAGGGCGCGGGTGCCGACCGCGCAGCGGTCTTCGTGCTGTGCCAATTTGCGATGCGGGTTATGCCCGGTCGATGCGAAGTTCACCGCCAACAACGGCCTGATGCACGTCTTCGAGCATCCCGACGTTTCGGTCTGCCTTGGTGCTGAAGTTCGTCGGCTCGACCACGTCGGCGGATCCGTCCGGTCGGTCACTTTCGTTCATGACGGCAAGGAATATTCGGTCAGCGGCGACCTTTTCATTCTGGGCGCCAATGCCATACAGAGCCCGGCGATCATGCTGCGGTCCGGCCTGTCGGGCGAATTCGTCGGCCGCGGCCTGCACGAATCCTACGGATGGAATTTCGAGGCCTATCTCGACGGTGTCGACAATTTCGACGGAAGCACCATCACCACCGGCCTGAATTTCGGCCTTTATGACGGCTCCCACCGGTCACAGCATGCGGCGGCATTGGTTTATTTCGAAAACCGCTGGCAGCATGGGATGCGCCCGGAAAAGGGACGTGTCCGTCAGACGCTTCCCCTCATCATTGTCACAGAAAACCTGCTTGAACCGGAAAATCTCGTGATCCTTGACGAGGATGAAAACGCCTTCATCAGTTTCAAGGGGGCATCCGACTACGCGGTCAAGGGCATGGCGCGGGCAAAGGAGAAATTGCCGGCGCTTCTGGCTCCGCTGCCGGTCGAAGCGATTTTCGATCGCGGCATCCGGCGGACCGAGTCGCACGTCCAGGGCACGTTGAGGATGGGCGTGAGCCCGGCGGATTCGGTTGTCGACCGTGACATGATCCACCATCGGCTCAGGAACCTTGTTGTCGTCGGCTCGAGCACATATCCAAGCTGCTCCTGTGCGAATCCGAGCCTGACCGCGGCAGCCCTCTCCTTGCGGGCGGCGAGCCGGATAGCGGGAAAGGAAATGGCCGGATGA